TCGCCAGTTAAAGCCAGTCCTGCACCTTGGGTAATTCCAGGAAATCCATAAGCTCTCCAGGGAGTGGCACTGTCTACGGTTTGGGTCAATTTGAGCGGTGCTACACCAGCCAACGGAGCTGATAATTCGAGTAATGCACAATCGGCTTTTTCATTGCGTTTGACAAGCGTGGCGGTTAGCTGTTGCTCCCCAAAGTAGACTGTAACTTTACCATCAACAGGAATTGACCGTACAACGTGGTCACAGGTTGCCACATACTTGCCTGCCACCAGATATCCGGTTCCCATTGATTTTTCAGTTTTTATCAAACCACAAGCCTTTTTAAACTGCTCGAAGACACTCACACTCATTTTGATTCTCCTTTTTTATTCATAATTGGGTTGATGGTGTGTTTGTCCTGAAAGGTAAATACATCGGCGTTGACGACTTGATCCCCATCCAGGTCAATCCGGGCAAAGGTGGGGATTTGCATCCGGTATGGGTCCAGGTTGTCATTCATCAGGTCGTTGGCAAATTGCGTCAGATCGGCTTTGGCGGCGGCTTCGTCGTCTTCGAGCATTGAATCCGGCAGGCGCATCAGGTCTGCCCAGGTCCCGGAGTTGAGGTAGACAGCAGACTCTCCGGTTTCAGTTTCAATCGGAACTCGTTTGGCCAGGTGGGTATGGCCGAAGACAATCACTTTAAACCCGTTTTTGGCAAAGGCTTTGGCTGGTTTGAGGTAGGCTTTGCTCTCTTCGTTGGTGTCAAAGGCCAGTTTTTGGGCATCCGCAAAAAGCCGGAGCGCCTGATAGAGCCGATTGATCTGGTTTTCGCGGTTTTCTTTCTCCCGTTTGGCTTTCCACTCTTCAAGAAACGCCTTGATGGTTAACATTGGGGAACTGAATGAGGCGATAGTGCCATAGTCAATGGCACCACGGTCAAAGTTGATTTCGTCGGATTCCATTTCACCGACAAGTCGTTCAGCTTCAGCCAGGTAAAAACTCTTTTCGACGTCGGGTGTTTCTGAAATGTCATACGAGATCATGCCTAAATCTCTACGCCCCCGAGCCGAATCAATCAAGTTTCCAGTCAGCGTGAGCAACGGTAACTTGTAAATACCTTTCAGTTCTTTCAGTACCGAAGGATCAAGTACCGCCAAAAGTGGGATCATGGCTTCTGTTTCCGGCTTGAGCAAATCAATGAACGGATATTCTTTTTTTAACCTGTTCATGAAGATTGTCACAATGGCACTGCCAGGAATTCTGGGTAGCTCCGGCGGGTCTTCTTTTCTTGAAAGCGCTGACCGGACCTGGCGAAGACCATCGTGTGGGACGACATTGAATGCGTCATACCGGTTGCCGTGTTCGATAATCACCGGGCCGTCTACAAATGCCTGATTGTCATAGAGAAACTCGACGTGGCGACCCCCAAGTTTTTCCAGCAGCAACCGTCGCGGGCCCGGAAGGGACAATTCAATGTCGTGGTTGCCCAGCATCAGGGTTAACTCACATCCCGAAGCTACAAAATCAGCCAGCGCCGACCAGATATCTTTTTCCGGTTCAGAATGGCTGGTGTGCTCAAAAATTTGGGCTAGCTTGTTCGTGGCTGCAAGGTCAGTCCCGGTAAATTCCTGGAAGGGCTCTTCGGCCAGAAAGTCCACGATGTCTCCGGCCAGGACAAGGTGAATTTTTCGATCTGGATTTTTCTGGCTGGAAACCCAGCGGATAAATGCAGCCAGTCGCTCTCGCGTCGCTGGAGGACACATCTGAAATCCAGTACTGCCTCCGAGATGCAAATCTGAAATCACAAAAATGCTCTTTGGCATAATGGCTCCCGTAAGTTTCAGGCAAGGCATAAGCAACAACACCTGAAACGGAAAACAAGTGAACTGACGTGAGACAAGACAAAATTGGGGAAAGGATTTGGAATCAGGCCGAAGGACGATTATTCCAACAATTCACAGCATAAAACAAAGGGGAGTGATCAATTAATGATTCAACTGAGCCTACCAGGATAGAATTCACAAACTTTCCTAGCAAAGATGGCTCATTGGCCAGTTGACCATCATTGTTAAAATAAAAGACCTCTCCGACATGAGAGTATCTGACAAAAAAGTAAAGGAGGGGCAATTCCAGAACTGGTGGCACGATGTCGCGATGATTGACGAATCGAAACGCCGGGATAGTGAGGCTTTTGAAGTCATTTCGAAAGGCGGCATTTCCTACGCAGGGGGCGCCAAACGTAAAAACTTCAATCGGAACACGATTGGGAAATTCCTTGCCAAACCGATAAGCGGAAAGCATCGCCAGTGCTCCACCAAGACTGTGACCGGTAAACCAGAGCCGGTCCAGATTCCGCGAGATCAAAAAACGGCTGAGTTTGTCCCACACCAAAGACAGCGCCTGAAGAAACCCAGAGTGAATTTTCACTCCACGCCCGACGCTGAAGGGAAGAAAACTCGCATCTGTGAGTACATCTTTCTTTATTTCAGTAAGTTTTCTGATGATCGCGACGGGATCCCGTTCATTTTTGAGAATTTCAGTTCCGCGAAAGACAATGGCAGCGGTTTTCTTTCCGGAAGCCTCTTCAAATTCAACCCCAACACAAAACGTAGACCCAGCCGATAAATCAGTTACCCTGGGAACCGGATTCTCAGCCGTTCCAAGATTGGAAAAAGCGGTTTGGACAGCCGGGAAATTGTCATAGGCAAGCAATGCAGCTTCAGCAAACCACCAGGCATGGCTCATTGGTGGCTGGGCGTTTGTAGCAGGTTGATATGAATGACCAGAATGGTTGAATCCTTCAAACATTGTAAAGTAATGAAACCGATGAGTTTGACCGTCTGGAATATTATACTGGTATTTGTGTGCATCGCGTGGAATTGTGTTTGGCGGAAGGAGATTGGAAAGCTTAAGCGTCGGAACTGGCTTTAGATTTTGCGGCATAAATCCTCCAGAATCGAATGGTGGTTGAGGTCAAGTGTGTTGGGTTCAGATTTCTGGAAAATACAACCTTTTCAATTATTTCGCATTACTTTCAAAACAAATCATCGGTCATCAAATTTCAATGATAGTTTTAGGTTATCGTTTCGATAAAAACAATATATTTTACTTATCGAAATTCTTCGCCTAGAGTGCCGCCATCAAGTAAGTTTTCAACCATACGAACATTCATAAACAACAACCCAACTTTTTTGGAGGATAAACAATGTTAGGCGTAGGAGATCTTTTCCCGAAGTTTCAAGTCACGGCCACTGTTTCAAACGACATCAAGAATGCATTCACCGAAATCAATAATGACACGTACCAGGGTAAATGGCTGGTGGTGTTCTTCTGGCCCAAGGATTTCACCTTTGTCTGCCCAACTGAAATTGCCGCGTTTGGCGACCTGAATCAGGAATTTGCCGACCGTGATGCCCAGGTGCTCGGTGCCAGCACCGACTCAGAATTTGTTCACCTGGCCTGGCGGCAGCACAAGGAAGAATTGAACAACCTGCCGTTCCCGATGCTGGCGGATGTGAAACGTGATTTGACCACCGGTCTGGGAATTTTGGATAAAAATGCCGGTGTCGCCCAGCGTGCAACGTTCATTGTTGACCCGCAAGGCGTGATCCGCTTCACGATGGTGACCGACCTGAGCGTAGGCCGCAACCCGAAAGAAGTCTTGCGCGTCCTCGATGCGCTGCAAACCGACGAACTCTGCCCCTGCAACTGGCAAAAAGGTGAAGAAACCATCGTCGTTGCCTAAAACCCTTCACGAGTTGAATCACTCAACTCATTGATTTCGAACAAATTCAGCGTTCAGAGAGAAAAAACCGGGAAAGGAAAATTGGGAAAGCTTATCAACTATCCCAGTTTCCTTTCCCACCAGTTCCCGGTTACTTCATAAGGAGCAAGCCATGGCGATTCAGGCTATCAAGGATCAACTCGGCGATTTTGCCAAGGATACAAAATTAAACCTGTCGAGCGTTCTCACCGAAGACGGCGCGCCCGACCTCAAGAAAAATCAGATTTTTGGCATTGCCCTGGCTTCGGCGTATGCCACCAAAGATCGTCAACTGGTCGTGGAAATCCTGTCAGAAGCCAAAGAAATTTTGTCAGACGCGGAAATCAACGCCGCCAAAGCCGCTGCGACGATTATGGGCATGAACAATGTCTATTATCGGTTCCAGCACCTGGTTTCAGATAAAGACTACACCACGATGCCCGCCCGGCTGCGGATGAATGTCATCGCCAACCCAGGCGTGAAAAAACTGGATTTCGAATTATATTCGCTGGCTGTTTCAGCCATAAATGGCTGCGGACGCTGCATTGACGCCCACGCGGACTCGATTGTGAAAGAAGGTCTTTCCAAAACCGGCGTTCAATCCACTGTTCGGATCGCTTCGGTGATCAGCGCTGCCGCGCAAGGACTTTTTATCAATTCTCTGTAATACCAGTTTGTAGTCAGTAGATCGTAGTCAGTAGTTCACTAACTTCAATTGATTGAATTACTTGACTGTTTTCTAAGACGATCACTTCATTCCAAAATGGTATAAGCTTCAACTCACCCAATTGCATAGCTCCCTGTTTGACGGAGGATGTTGCCAACGACATCCTCCGTTTATTTTTTTCCTGTATCGTTCCCACTTTCTGATTTGGGATTGGCTTTGGGAAGCACACTTTGGAAGATTCCAGATGGTTCGTGTAAGCTACGGGGCCTCTAACCCATCCAAAGCGCACGAGACCTGTCCTCCAGGCTCCCCGTGCCGTATTTTACACTTGCTCGCAGGAGTCAAACGAATACCCCTATGCCAAGACTGGAAGATGCAGTGGAGTTTGCCGAAAACCCAGAGCCACGGTGTCCCTGTGTGTTGTTGCTCGATACGTCGGGCTCGATGAATGGCCAGCCGATTACGCTGCTCAACGAAGGATTGCAAACCTTTAAAGAAAATCTCAATCAGGACGCCCTGGCCAAAATGCGGGTTGAAGTGGCCATTGTGGCCTTCGATAGCCAGGTCAAAGTCGTTCAGGATTTTGTGACGGCTGATCAATTTGAACCCCCACTGCTGACTGCCCAGGGCTATACCCATACCGGTTCGGGAATCAATAAAGCGCTCGATATGATCCAGGCTCGCAAAGCTCAGTACCGCGCCAACGGGGTTGCCTACTATCGGCCCTGGGTGTTTTTGATCACCGATGGCCAGCCGTATGGCGAAATTCAAGACGTGATTGACCGCGCCAGACAACGGATCGCAGACGATGAAGCCAATAAACGGGTGGCTTTCTTTGCCGTTGGTGTCGAAGGCGCTGATATGGATCAACTCACCCGACTGGTCGTGCGCACGCCGCTCAAGCTCAAAGGATTGAATTTTAAGGACATGTTCACCTGGCTTTCAGTCAGTATGCAGCGGGTGTCACACTCCAGGCTTGACGAACAGGTGGCGCTACCACCGCCAGGATGGGGGACCGTTTAAATGGCGGATGACACCTTAATGCCAGAAAGCCCGACCCCATCAGACTCAGAGATTCGATGGCGTGTCAGCGGTACTTCGGTCTGTGGTTCAAGCCACCTGCGACACAATCAACCCTGTCAAGATGCCTGTCAGTGGCAGGTGGTCAATTCCAGATGGCTGGTTGCCGCCGTCGCTGATGGGGCGGGTTCGGCCACGCACGCTGAAATCGGTGCCCGTCTGGCAGTTGAAACGGTTGTGGCTCATCTGGCGGCCCAAATCACCGCAAATCAGTTTGAGATTGAAGCCGACGCAGTGCTCCAGACCTCCTTAACTGATGCCTTTCAAATGGCACGACTCAACCTGGAACAGGAAGCAGAGGTGCGTGGGATTGCGCTTCGCGAACTCGCGACGACGCTGGTGGCGGTGGTGGCTCATCCAGAACTGGTTGCCGTCGCTCAAATTGGAGATGGTGCCGCAGTTGTAAAACCCCAACGTCTTGACCCGGTTGCCCTGACAATCCCACAAACCGGAGAGTACCTCAACCAGACCTTGTTTCTCAGCGCCCCCCAGGCACTGACTCAAATTCAGACGGTTGTCTGGCGTGGCAGCCCGGCGCAACTGGCATTATTTACCGATGGCCTCCAGTTGCTTGCCCTCAAATTGCCCGAGGCTACGGCGCATCGTCCGTTTTTCACCCCCCTGTTCCAGTTTATTGCTGAAGAAACTGATCCAGCGTCTGCCACCGAACAGCTCATCAGTTTCTTACATTCAAACCGCATCCGGGAACGCGCTGACGATGACCTGACCCTGGTGCTGGCAACCCTTGAATGAAGAATGAAGAATTTCATTTGGAAATGGAGTGATCGGATTGGACAACGGTCAAATAATTCAATCAAATTGGTTTAGTGAACTACTGACTTCTGACTACTGACTACTGACTACTGACTCCTCCCATAATTCACTTCAATGTGCCTTCAACGAAAAAAAAGCGGAGATTTTGTTTTCCTGAATGATTCACAGGTGCTGGGCACTGGCGGTGAAGGGAAAGTCTATGCCATTCCACAAGATGAATCCCTGGTTGCGAAAATTTACCATTCAGCGACTGATGTGCCAGCGTCAAAGCTGCTGGCCATGTTGGATTATTCCCCAGTTGATCCAGCCCGTGAGGAGCATCACGCCTCGATTGCCTGGCCGATTGACCTTTTAATTGATCCAGTTCATCCGGGAACGGTTCTCGGCTATGTCATGCCCAGGGTCGAGAACATGCATCCGATCTTTGCTTTCTACAACCCGGCCAGCCGACTGACTACCAGCCCTTTGTTTACTTATACTTACTTGTACCGGACAGCTCGAAATCTGATGGCGGCTGTGACTGCGCTACACGACGCCGGATGTGTCATCGGCGATGTCAATGAATCAAACATTCTGGTTTCGGAAACCGCGCTCGTGACGCTGGTTGATACCGATTCGTTTCAGATTCGAAATCTTCAATCGCAGGAAGTGTATCGCTGCCCGGTTGGAAAACCACAGTTCACATCGCCTGAACTCCAGGGCGTTCGATTTTCTGAAGTTGATCGAAGACCAGAGCATGATGTGTTCGGCCTGGCCGTCATTTTGTTTCAGCTTCTGATGGAGGGCACGCATCCATTTGATGGTGTGTACCAGGGAGTGGGTGATCCACCGCTCCAGGAAGAAAGAATCGCTGCCGGGCATTTTCCCTATAGTGGTGAGCCACGAATTCCATACACTCCGAAGCCGATTGCCCCACCGTTTGAGATTTTGCCTCCAGCCATTCAATCCCTGTTTCGCCAGTGTTTTGAAGCCGGGCACCATGATCCTCAAAAACGACCTTCGGCCCGGCTCTGGCGTGATGCACTCCGTGACGCAGAGAAAAATCTCATTGAGTGTACTGCCCGACCGCTGCATACCTACAGCCCGCATCTTGCAGTCTGTCCCTGGTGTGAACGCACTGAAAAGCTTGGTGGACGCGACCCGTTCCCCACACTTGAAGAAGCCCGCGAACTTTCCGCGTCACGCAAAGCCAGAGCCCGTTCAACCACTGGTCAGACCGGGGCAACCGGACCTTATGCCTATCAAACCGGTGCTGGTGTTGCTGCTCCGCAAGCAGTTCAACCTCAGGAAGGCATTGGCTGTAATGCCGGATGCGTCGTGCTTGTTTTTTTAATTATCTGGGTGGCGATCATTATTACTGGCGTTGGCGTGCTGTTGTCAGTGTCAAGGTAGCGAACAAGAGCGAGTAGCGAGTAGCGAGTAGCGAGTAGCGAGTAGCGAGTAGTCAGAAAAAGCCTTTCTCAGTAGAGTCAGCGAGAATTCTAACTTTGATACTTATGGGTTACTCAAAGTTTGAAATGTAAATTTAATCTGTGATGGATTGACTACTCGCTATTTGCTACTCGCTACTCGCTCTTGTTCGCTACTCGCTACTCGCTCTTGTTCGCTACTCGCTACTCGCTCTTGTTCGCTACTTGGCTCAATGTGCGGAATTCTGCGCAAGAGGTTGGGAAAAATTTCTCCGCCAGGATTGCTAAGTGTTGAAAACAGGTATCTTGGGAGAAGGCACGAGGGTTGCTTAGGGGAAAGCACGTACAATTTTTCTCAAGCGAGACTGTTTATGCTTTCGCCAAGACGCATTCTATTTGAGCGGATACTCTGTCCAACGGATTTGACCGAAAATTCTGATGATGCCCTCGGATATGCCATTACTCTGGCACGGTTATTTGGTGCAAAGCTGCTGGTATGCCATAGCGTCGAAAGTTTATCTGACAATTTTGAGGCTGAGGTTCTCCGTGCGGAAGAACACCTCAAGCAAGCGGTCTTACAACGCCGTGGAACCCGAACGGTCAATTCCTTTAAATGGGAAAAAATTGTATCCAGGGGAGTGCCAACCAGTGTGCTCCTCCAGGAAGCGACTCGCAATCAGGTTGATTTGATTGTGATGCGGTCAGGTCGGCATACCAATACCACGATTCTGGAGTCAACCTCTGAATATTTATGCCGTACCGCCCCTTGCCCAATTTTGATTACCCACTTTAAAGACCGCAACTGGATCAGCCCAGAACACGATGAGGTCAACCTCAAACGGGTACTGGTTGCCTACGATTTCTCAGCCGATTCAGAACTGGCTTTGTCGTATGGGTTTTCCCTGGCCCAGGAATTCCAGGCCGAATTGCATGTGCTCCACGTCTTGCCACACAGTCCTAAATCTGAAGTACCGGAACTGGCTGGACTTCCCTCGATTGATGAACTTGCTTTCCAAAAAGTGATTGTTGCCTTACGGAGTGCGGTGCCTTCCGATGCCAGCCCGTGGTGTGAAATTCGGCAGGTCGTACGGATTGGCTACCCATATCGTGAGATCTTAAATTATGCGGAAGAGGCTCAGATTGATTTGATTTGTATGGGGAGCAGCGGTACTGGTTTTGGACCAAAAGCGTTATTTGGCTCCAATTCGGATCGGGTCCTGCGCCAATCTCCGTGTTCGGTTTTAATTGCACGACCATCTGGCTCTCAGGTTGGGGCCTCACATTAACTGTTTGATTTCCTCGAAGGGTGCCGACGCCATGGGCGAACAAAATATCAAATTTGAACTTGAAGGAGAGCAGTTGCGTGTTTTTACAAAAGCGCTCTTGAATGATTTGCGGGCGCTCGAATACCTGATAGAGAACAACTTGATTGAATCAGATATCACCCGAATTGGTGCCGAGCAGGAATTGTTTTTAGTTGATCAAAGTTTTCAACCCGCACCTGTTGCCATTGAGTTATTGGATTTGCTCAAGGATGACCATTATACAACTGAGCTGGCCAAGTTTAATCTTGAAATCAATCTTGACCCTCTGGTCTTTGAAAATCGGTGTTTTTCGGTTTTAGAAAAACAAACGCTGGATTTGCTCAATCGAATTCGCCAGCAGGGGCAAGTGATTGGGATTCACCCGATCCTGGTTGGTATTTTGCCGACGATCCGCAAAGCGGACCTTGAGCTTGAAAATTTGACGCCCAAACCCAGGTATCTGGCACTGAATCGGATATTGAATTCGATTCGCGGGCAGGATTATGAGTTCTATATCCGTGGAGTGGATGAACTCAGTGTCAAACACGATTCGATGATGGTTGAATCATGCAACGCCAGTTTTCAGGTTCATCTGCAGGTCAAGGCCGAAGAATTCCCCCAACGCTACAATATTGCCCAGGTGCTGGCCGCCCCCGTGATGGCCGTGTCTGGCAATTCGCCTCTGTTATTTGGCCGCCGGTTGTGGAGCGAAACCCGCATTGCTGTCTTTCGGCAGTCGGTGGATACACGAGCCTCAAGCCAGTTTCTGCGCGAACGCAGCACCCGCGTCACGTTTGGCTCACAGTGGGTGAAAAATTCAATCATTGAGCTGTATAAAGAAGACATTTCCCGCTTCCGCCCGCTCATCGGAGGCGAATTGGACGAAGATGCCATGGATGTGGTTCTGAGCGGCGACATTCCAAAACTCAAAGCCCTGAAGCTGCACAACGGAACCGTTTACCGCTGGAATCGTGCCTGTTATGGGATCAGTGACGGAAAACCACACTTGCGGATTGAAAATCGAGTACTCCCCTCTGGGCCGACCGTGATTGATGAAGTGGCCAATGCAGCCTTCTGGCTTGGCTTAATGGAGGGCCTGCCAAAGCATTTTCCGGATGTCTCGCAGTTGATGAATTTTGAAGACGCCAAACAGAATTTTTATACCGCCGCCCGGCTTGGGATGCTCGCCCAATTTACCTGGCTCAGGGGAAGAGTTGTTCCCTCTCAACAACTGATTCTGGAGGAACTGTTGCCAATTGCCCGCGAAGGATTGAGTTCACGAGGGGTGGCCAGTGAAGACATCAGCCGATATATGGACCTTATCGAAGACCGTGCCCGAACCGGGAAGACGGGTTCGACCTGGCTGCTTCGGTCTTTTTCAAAC
Above is a genomic segment from Acidobacteriota bacterium containing:
- a CDS encoding metallophosphoesterase; this encodes MPKSIFVISDLHLGGSTGFQMCPPATRERLAAFIRWVSSQKNPDRKIHLVLAGDIVDFLAEEPFQEFTGTDLAATNKLAQIFEHTSHSEPEKDIWSALADFVASGCELTLMLGNHDIELSLPGPRRLLLEKLGGRHVEFLYDNQAFVDGPVIIEHGNRYDAFNVVPHDGLRQVRSALSRKEDPPELPRIPGSAIVTIFMNRLKKEYPFIDLLKPETEAMIPLLAVLDPSVLKELKGIYKLPLLTLTGNLIDSARGRRDLGMISYDISETPDVEKSFYLAEAERLVGEMESDEINFDRGAIDYGTIASFSSPMLTIKAFLEEWKAKREKENRENQINRLYQALRLFADAQKLAFDTNEESKAYLKPAKAFAKNGFKVIVFGHTHLAKRVPIETETGESAVYLNSGTWADLMRLPDSMLEDDEAAAKADLTQFANDLMNDNLDPYRMQIPTFARIDLDGDQVVNADVFTFQDKHTINPIMNKKGESK
- a CDS encoding lipase family protein: MPQNLKPVPTLKLSNLLPPNTIPRDAHKYQYNIPDGQTHRFHYFTMFEGFNHSGHSYQPATNAQPPMSHAWWFAEAALLAYDNFPAVQTAFSNLGTAENPVPRVTDLSAGSTFCVGVEFEEASGKKTAAIVFRGTEILKNERDPVAIIRKLTEIKKDVLTDASFLPFSVGRGVKIHSGFLQALSLVWDKLSRFLISRNLDRLWFTGHSLGGALAMLSAYRFGKEFPNRVPIEVFTFGAPCVGNAAFRNDFKSLTIPAFRFVNHRDIVPPVLELPLLYFFVRYSHVGEVFYFNNDGQLANEPSLLGKFVNSILVGSVESLIDHSPLFYAVNCWNNRPSA
- a CDS encoding peroxiredoxin, encoding MLGVGDLFPKFQVTATVSNDIKNAFTEINNDTYQGKWLVVFFWPKDFTFVCPTEIAAFGDLNQEFADRDAQVLGASTDSEFVHLAWRQHKEELNNLPFPMLADVKRDLTTGLGILDKNAGVAQRATFIVDPQGVIRFTMVTDLSVGRNPKEVLRVLDALQTDELCPCNWQKGEETIVVA
- a CDS encoding carboxymuconolactone decarboxylase family protein translates to MAIQAIKDQLGDFAKDTKLNLSSVLTEDGAPDLKKNQIFGIALASAYATKDRQLVVEILSEAKEILSDAEINAAKAAATIMGMNNVYYRFQHLVSDKDYTTMPARLRMNVIANPGVKKLDFELYSLAVSAINGCGRCIDAHADSIVKEGLSKTGVQSTVRIASVISAAAQGLFINSL
- a CDS encoding VWA domain-containing protein — encoded protein: MPRLEDAVEFAENPEPRCPCVLLLDTSGSMNGQPITLLNEGLQTFKENLNQDALAKMRVEVAIVAFDSQVKVVQDFVTADQFEPPLLTAQGYTHTGSGINKALDMIQARKAQYRANGVAYYRPWVFLITDGQPYGEIQDVIDRARQRIADDEANKRVAFFAVGVEGADMDQLTRLVVRTPLKLKGLNFKDMFTWLSVSMQRVSHSRLDEQVALPPPGWGTV
- a CDS encoding protein phosphatase 2C domain-containing protein produces the protein MPESPTPSDSEIRWRVSGTSVCGSSHLRHNQPCQDACQWQVVNSRWLVAAVADGAGSATHAEIGARLAVETVVAHLAAQITANQFEIEADAVLQTSLTDAFQMARLNLEQEAEVRGIALRELATTLVAVVAHPELVAVAQIGDGAAVVKPQRLDPVALTIPQTGEYLNQTLFLSAPQALTQIQTVVWRGSPAQLALFTDGLQLLALKLPEATAHRPFFTPLFQFIAEETDPASATEQLISFLHSNRIRERADDDLTLVLATLE
- a CDS encoding universal stress protein; the encoded protein is MLSPRRILFERILCPTDLTENSDDALGYAITLARLFGAKLLVCHSVESLSDNFEAEVLRAEEHLKQAVLQRRGTRTVNSFKWEKIVSRGVPTSVLLQEATRNQVDLIVMRSGRHTNTTILESTSEYLCRTAPCPILITHFKDRNWISPEHDEVNLKRVLVAYDFSADSELALSYGFSLAQEFQAELHVLHVLPHSPKSEVPELAGLPSIDELAFQKVIVALRSAVPSDASPWCEIRQVVRIGYPYREILNYAEEAQIDLICMGSSGTGFGPKALFGSNSDRVLRQSPCSVLIARPSGSQVGASH
- a CDS encoding CBS domain-containing protein — protein: MGEQNIKFELEGEQLRVFTKALLNDLRALEYLIENNLIESDITRIGAEQELFLVDQSFQPAPVAIELLDLLKDDHYTTELAKFNLEINLDPLVFENRCFSVLEKQTLDLLNRIRQQGQVIGIHPILVGILPTIRKADLELENLTPKPRYLALNRILNSIRGQDYEFYIRGVDELSVKHDSMMVESCNASFQVHLQVKAEEFPQRYNIAQVLAAPVMAVSGNSPLLFGRRLWSETRIAVFRQSVDTRASSQFLRERSTRVTFGSQWVKNSIIELYKEDISRFRPLIGGELDEDAMDVVLSGDIPKLKALKLHNGTVYRWNRACYGISDGKPHLRIENRVLPSGPTVIDEVANAAFWLGLMEGLPKHFPDVSQLMNFEDAKQNFYTAARLGMLAQFTWLRGRVVPSQQLILEELLPIAREGLSSRGVASEDISRYMDLIEDRARTGKTGSTWLLRSFSNLKARTNGSQGEQLNALTSGIISRQKEGIPVSKWKLGDLAEAGDGKQNHLRVDQFMTTDLFTVQEDESIDLVANLMDWKKIRHVPVENSKNELVGLVSYRSLLHLMARGWCESDRVKLSVSDIMKRDVITIAPDTSTLEAIRLMRQNRISCLPVIKRNRLVGVVTERDFMNITHELLEKMLLNEQR